A window of the Macadamia integrifolia cultivar HAES 741 unplaced genomic scaffold, SCU_Mint_v3 scaffold_218A, whole genome shotgun sequence genome harbors these coding sequences:
- the LOC122071412 gene encoding uncharacterized protein LOC122071412, with product MADHMQKTYGLQFHYTKLYRAHRIALEINEGSHSMSYAKLPAYARLVLQNDIGSIFKLQFETKNRMSDNPIFERLFVCFDAYKKSFLIGCRPFNGLDGYHLKGRYGGVLFSAISVDGNNGIFPIAYGVVEVECKNSWMWFLDNLRDGLLDDSDDMSLTFMSDRQKGLSNVISTIFHYVHQRICSSHLYQNLKAKHPAFVSYIRRELVNYCDSFFSIEKYFDTYKEMIHPLLDLAGLKDDAPNERALPPNLKRLPGRPHNIRKREVGEALPSDFKKRSSSIRCNIYKKEGHNRRICPRAGDAE from the exons ATGGCTGATCACATGCAGAAAACATATGGTCTTCAGTTCCACTACACCAAGCTGTACAGGGCACACAGGATTGCCCTAGAGATTAATGAAGGAAGTCATTCCATGTCATATGCAAAATTACCTGCTTATGCTAGGTTGGTACTTCAGAATGATATTGGGAGTATTTTTAAGCTTCAGTTTGAGACCAAGAACCGTATGTCAGATAATCCGATTTTTGAAAGATTGTTTGTCTGTTTTGATGCTTACAAGAAGAGTTTCTTGATAGGATGTAGACCGTTCAATGGTCTTGATGGCTATCACCTCAAGGGTCGATATGGAGGGGTTCTGTTTAGTGCAATATCTGTTGATGGGAACAATGGTATTTTTCCTATTGCATATGGTGTAGTTGAAGTTGAGTGTAAGAATAGCTGGATGTGGTTTCTGGATAATTTACGAGATGGTTTACTCGATGACAGTGATGATATGTCACTCACATTCATGTCAGACAGACAGAAG GGACTGTCAAATGTGATTTCCACAATCTTTCATTATGTTCACCAAAGAATCTGCAGTAGCCATCTATATCAAAACCTAAAGGCAAAGCACCCTG CTTTTGTATCATACATAAGGAGAGAGTTGGTCAACTATTGTGATTCATTTTTCAGTATTGAAAAATACTTTGATACATACAAAGAGATGATCCATCCACTTCTAGATCTGGCAGGGTTGAAGGATGATGCTCCTAATGAGAGAGCACTACCACCAAATCTAAAGAGGTTACCAGGTAGACCTCACAATATCAGGAAAAGAGAAGTAGGAGAAGCACTTCCTTCAGATTTCAAGAAGAGATCATCATCAATTAGGTGTAACATCTACAAGAAGGAAGGACACAATAGGAGGATATGCCCGAGGGCTGGAGATGCTGAGTAG